GTGGAGCACGAAGTGCGGCGTCCAGGGCTTGAGCACCTCCTTGCCGTCCATGACGATCTTCTCGATGAAGAAGTCCTCGTAGGCGCGGCGACGCTTGCCCGCCGGCGTATCCCATTCGATGTAGGTCTGTACGGGGTCGCCATTCATGTAGCCCTGCTCGATGCGCTCGAGGCTGCCGCCGGCGTGGTTCAGGGGGCCGCCGGTGCCGAAGGTCGCGCGAGGCCGCGCGCCCAGCTCGAGGAGAGCCGCGTAGATGTCCGGAATCCAGGCGTCGAGCAGGAACACAAAGGCGTCGTCGAACCTGCCGCCGCGCGAGCCCATGAGAGCTGGGACGGCGGAGCCGAAGTCGTTCATGCGCGGCGCGTCGGTCTTCTGCACCACGGCGCTCGCGCGCACCTCCTGCTTCGCGTGGTCAATCACCAGGGGAACATCCCGCTGGTTGGAGACCTGCGGGAGGGTGATGGCCGTGGGAACGATCGGGCACACGCCGCCGGGGCAGCAGGCGGTGCCGCTTGAACTGCGGCGCGGGCCGGGCAGGCAG
The window above is part of the Planctomycetota bacterium genome. Proteins encoded here:
- a CDS encoding YdjY domain-containing protein; protein product: MRHAKSKLFSLALAALALSLAGCLPGPRRSSSGTACCPGGVCPIVPTAITLPQVSNQRDVPLVIDHAKQEVRASAVVQKTDAPRMNDFGSAVPALMGSRGGRFDDAFVFLLDAWIPDIYAALLELGARPRATFGTGGPLNHAGGSLERIEQGYMNGDPVQTYIEWDTPAGKRRRAYEDFFIEKIVMDGKEVLKPWTPHFVLHGSGVLNDARTGCLMCTHDCPGGLIANNALPLKTPIPTLKANWDLLPPPGTRVTVVLRPVPSAEPRTQGALPKTSSPPKGQSAR